The Caldivirga sp. genome includes a region encoding these proteins:
- a CDS encoding vitamin K epoxide reductase family protein, with protein MGRLTPKWLGLFIAFSVVGIFSSGVVLYTYYYLHNAPPLCTLNGESSPFPGVTVNCIRVLSSPYAEVADVPLDVLAVFWFIINIVMAIAYDRSRERVADRLLRILMYWRFLGLAIIPYLLYVEFAILHALCLYCTIMHSMIIADFIVITVYAYFNHRAKAKSVAAVD; from the coding sequence ATGGGTAGGTTAACGCCTAAGTGGCTTGGATTATTCATAGCCTTCTCAGTGGTTGGCATATTCTCCTCAGGGGTGGTGCTGTATACCTACTACTACCTCCATAACGCACCCCCATTATGTACACTGAATGGGGAGTCCTCACCCTTCCCGGGTGTTACGGTTAACTGTATAAGGGTTCTCTCAAGTCCCTACGCTGAGGTGGCTGACGTACCCCTTGATGTACTTGCCGTCTTCTGGTTCATAATAAACATAGTGATGGCCATAGCCTACGATAGGAGTAGGGAGAGGGTGGCTGATAGGTTGCTGAGGATTCTAATGTACTGGAGGTTCCTTGGCTTAGCAATAATACCCTACCTACTTTACGTTGAATTCGCAATACTGCATGCGCTATGCCTATACTGCACCATAATGCACTCAATGATTATAGCGGACTTCATAGTGATAACGGTCTACGCCTACTTTAACCATAGGGCTAAGGCTAAGTCAGTGGCGGCGGTGGATTAA